A region of the Haematobia irritans isolate KBUSLIRL chromosome 5, ASM5000362v1, whole genome shotgun sequence genome:
AATTAATTCTcggaaatttcattttgtctttttcgtaaatagaaaagtttctcaaaaacaaaattttgtatttttctttttcatttttgaatatttaatttgataacAAATCATCTGTCAGAAATGTTCAAACTAACTGCGTTTGTCACCGATACATCATCGATATGTTATCTATGAGGTAAATTTGTGAACGCACGAAAAGGTATGAATACACGAATAGATAAATAGGTAAATGCTTCCCAATTCTCGTTCACACTCATGAACAAATCGTGCTCCAgctcaagatttaatttttgcTCATTTGCTAATCAcgtctttattttattatttatattaatttggcGAGTgaaacatattctattttttgCGACTTTGTTACTTTAGCTCATTTGATATTGTACAGAGTCTCGAGAAAACGGCGTGAATGGTACGCGAGCGTGAACCATTAAAAGTTATTTATGCGTGAATATGCATTAGTGTGAGTTTCTACCACACATATAGTTTGTGAGTGTgcgtaagtaaatattttccctTGAGAATGGGCTTGAGAGTGagtgaaattttactcacgcgcacacctctattatGCAGTCTTTATTAATGACTAATAGGTTAGGTTCATCAATAGTTAAaagtcaaaacaaaataaatgaaacCCAACAAAGATAACCAACCCAAAATGCAAAAACACCGAAAACAGAGTGGTGAGTTAAACAAGATAAGGCGATAAAATACCATACTGTTTTCAGTATGTATTGCAATCAAATGTTAATAGACCTTACTGGTGACAAGTCAAAATAGTAGCTAAAaactttaaaagtaaaaaaggCATTTGCTACATTTAAACaaagtaatttaaaaaataaagtgagttatttattatatgaagaagaaacaaaaacacttaccatatttaagaaaattaaaggaaaaattacattatttaacTGCACCTTCACTCGTACTGATATATATTAAGGAGTACTACCTAATCTGAGAATACCAGTACTCTGAGCTTAGATTTGAGTATTGTATGTTTACTTAtcacttttaaaaataaataaacaacaacaaaaataataataaatatttactcaaTACTGAGGACAATGGGTATTGccagaaaatcatatatagtGATGAGGTACTGCCATACAAAATGATCAGTCTACCCAAGATTGTTGAATGTGAATCAACACTGGGAAAGATAACCGCGAGTGTAATAAAGTGAGAAGTGAACTATAATAAAACCGAAAACCCCCGAAAACAAAACGATAAACATATTCGAAAATACAATtgtatttaaacaaattttggcaatacaATTAGCATTAACAATTATTGACAAAGAATAactaaattataaaaacaatgacttcattaactattcaacCAGGTGAATTCCCTATTCATGAAAAATATTGGTTCTATAAACAATACGATAGTGAAAAGTGTTTGACATTAATGTTAACATGTCAATTTATTCATTATGAGTAATATTGTTGATATATTTGAGTGCTATTCAAATGTAAACAATATCAGCTAAAATGCAAAATAACCTAATAAATCAAGCCGTGTGTTCCTAAAGGAGATCTGCTTAATATATGTTTAAAATTGATGGTCAATGTGTGATAAATCTAAGTGGCATTTATCAGTAGTGGCAATCAGACTGAGGATAAGGGAAAAAAGTAATTCGAAGAACACTTGATGAGACAGAGCATACAACAACAATCTATGATTGTATTCCCTAGGTGATCATAACTGCAGAGTTTGAGTTTCTAAAACCAGAAACAAAGTTCTGAGAGAGGGGGTCCCGAAACACATTTCAGATGgcaaacatatttgacggactgTATCCAGACTCTGCAAGTGGAAAACCGGGCGATAATGAAATGTGTGAAACAAGGCCAATGAAAGTGAACATGTCCactaaatcaaaatcaaatagtCGATTATCAACACTCACATTtgtgaaatttctcaaaacttttttctaaacaaaaatatttgtttgattcAAGCATggcattaattgatttaatatttaattgatatatattaatataatacATCGACGTCAATTCAAAAACTgaatgatccaattaaaaatgttgttgattaaattaattaatatattgatttttattaTGGTTTGATGAAATCACTTAACTTTTTCATGGAAtatgttttgatattttcgtattttttttttttttttttgaaagaaatgcatctttgctaaaattaaagaaaaaattatttaatttttttttcacaatttgaaaatttgtgacATTTGTGATTATTAAAAAGTCGGCTTTGGGACTTTCCCCGAATTTAGAAGAATGAGTAAATTCAAAAAGATGAGTAGGGCGCTTTGATTATTTCCATAATTTATGATGGGCACGTCAGACTTTTAATGGAATTGGAGGCTTATATGTGTACGCTGATATTGTTCTtagcaataaataattttaacattatTTGCTACACCTTAAAATACATACTCGTAGTGTGTGTTTGTAAACTTCATTTCGTTTTGATGTGCCTCACAGTGGGTCGATACAGAATAGATGGATTTGAATAggtgaattttagaaaaaacatttatagTCGGTTTATTGCTACAAACAAGAGCCTTCagaacagggctgtggagtcgaggcaattttgctcgactccgactccagcattttttatcagctcgactccgactccgggtaatatatctaaatctcattttaataccactattttgtagttctattgtgggggtaccgtaagtggatcgatataaagtatcgtatttatttacgtgtgcaaaaaatgtcttaatttcacattagatgcctattgaactctatatttcaaatttagggcaatgtttaataaataaaataatgatataaatacccatcataatatgagaagataccaacagtgtatgtatttgtggaccaaaattattgatactatctcatatcctttaaatttgttgcgagctatataaaggtttatattcccatatatgcatgaatttgaatatgaatcgatttagacaaaattgtatatacttctacaaaatctatgtacttaaaatttaaatctaacgttatgggacgtaacacaattttaacgaaaaataaaaatgcaaggaaagtctaaagtcgggcgggccgattacaatatactctgcactactttgtatttagatctacattttgataaaatctcaaatcagacttctacaaatctcgggcaatatttgggaaatatttataattgtttagacaatttcgcaaaaatgcacttatgattcattcattgaaaattttgaaattttgagtcatttctacaagttttcgacttagcagcaatttttccaaaattgtatgctcactgaataaaattttggaaaaatttttgtctagtaaataaaattttgcaaaattttatatagaaataaaattttggaaaattttctacagaaacaaaattttgactaaattttctatagaaataaaattttggcaaaattttctatagaaataaaattttgaccaaatatatagacataacattttgaataaaaattttatagaaataaaatttggcaaaattttttatagaaataaaagtttgaaaaaattagcaatagaaatacaattaaaagaaaaaaaaattgtgtagcaaacaaaattttgcaaaattttcaatagaaataaaattttgcaaaatattctataggaacaaaattttgactaacttttctatacaaataaaattttgactaaatttaatatagaaaaaaatatttttatagtaataaatttttgaatacatttttatagcagtgagtattagTGAGCATCTGTAAGAACAAAActggagaaaatttgctatagaaataaaatttgacaattttttcttatagaaataaaatttttaaaaaattatcaataaaaatacaattttaaaaaaattctgccaaatattctacagaaacaaaactttgactaaatcttctatagaaataaaattttgacaaaattttctatagaaataaaattttgaccaaattttctatagaaataaaattttgaccaaattttctaataaaaaaatctattactataaaatgttggcaacattttctatgaaataaaattttgacttgaatttttatagaaataaaattataaatagaaataaaattttgaaaaaatttttgtgtaacaaacaaaattttccaaaattttctatagaaataaaattttgcaaaatattctatagaaacaaaattttgactcaattttctatagaaataaaatgttgacaaaattttctatagaaaaaaatatttctatataatacaattttgaataaattttttatagaaataaaattttgacaaaatttgctatagaagtaaaattttgacaaaactttttatagaaataacattttgacaaaattttctataaaaaacaactttgaaaaaattttctgtcaatattccacatatgtatatgaccttaaaataaaaataatatccattgtttcaaataaattgatatgggcattaaaatggatggaccggctccacagccctactTCAGAATCCATGCCTTCGCTAGAAAATGTATTATAATTCCAAACAAAAACTTGGATACATATtgcaattgcttcgaaaatgaaATCGAAAGGACTGGCTTTATAGGTCACATATAACAAAAAATGGATTAGAATCGATCGTCTTCAGCATATAATTGCATGAGtctaaaaatgtcaaataaattcaAGCATATCGGTAGTCTTGTAATTGTGCATCAAATTAAATAGGAAAGTCGCTATATTCGGGGGACCAATATAGCTCATGTTTAACAAAACCTTGAGtttattacatttaatttttttttatcaaaagcgAGTTTGTGCGACACCCTctgtacaacatttttttaacccAAATATTCATAAATAAGATGATTCACACATTTAGGTGATATTTTTAGAGTGGCTACTACTTCATTCTCCTTTTTTAGCATCAcctattttcaccaaatttactGTTAATTTATCCACTTTTAACTTAGTATGCAATATTTGTTTGTTGATTTTGTTGGGGCTGTTTCTGGAATCTCGAACCAATTAGAAAAACGCTTTACTGTGCTTTATATATAAAAGGTGTTAAAATTATTTGCCATTTGGATGACAATTCTGGGAaaagtttccaattaaaaatacatTATCACCttgtgacgaaaattttcttaccaGTTTAAATGAGCGAAGAAACTAATTATATACTAATTTTGTAGATAAATTTCCTCGGAAAAAAGagaataagttaaaatttttaaaactccaaTAACAGATTTTCTTCTATATTTACAGCTCTCATTGTTGGACTGATCTGTGTCACATTTCATGGTATAATGGCTGGGACGATAGCACCATCAGCTCAGGCAACGCGAAACCTTTTTGCCGCCGAACTTTTTGGGACCATAGCCCCAGAACGCATATCAGAAAATGTAGTCTATTCCCCTGCTTCGATACAAACCTGCCTGGCTTTAGCCTTTACTGGTGCTGAAGCGGAAACGGCACAAGAAATGCGTAAAGTTTTACACTTGGGCGAAGGTGATCGAAGTCAAGTTGCTCAAAACTatggtgaatttttgaaaaatacattCAAGAATCCTAAAACCAATGGTGCCATTCTAAGGATGGCAAATCGGATTTATGTCAAtcagaatttgaaaatttctgataattttaacaaaattgccaCTGAATTTTTCGATGCCAAAGCGGAGAGTGTTAACTTTGGTAATTCCCAAGAAACCATCAATAACATAAACAGTTGGGTGGAGCAACAAAccgaaagtaaaattaaaaatcttttggCTCCAAATTCTGTGGATGGCGATACAAGTTCAGTGTTGGTTAATGCCATTTATTTCAAGGCTAAGTGGAAGAATCCCTTTAGTGACGTGTCAACGACTAAAAGCAACTTTAAAGTAAATACCAAACAAGAAGTTCAAGTGGATATGATGTACCAGGATAACAAATTTCGTTATGCCGATTTGCCCGAATACAATGCCAAAGCTTTGGAAATGTCATATGAAAAATCAGATCTATCAATGTTGGTAATATTACCTAATGAAGTGGAGGGATTAGCCAAATTAGAGAGTCAACTAAAGGGTGTAGATTTAAACGATATAACCTCTAAAATGTATACAGCTGATGTGGATGTGTTCTTACCGAGATTCCGTATAGAATTCGATATTGATTTGAAAGAACCCTTGAAAAAGGTAAAGGGGCGAGGAAGAGTTTTAAAGTGTTTTGAGTATAGCAtgtatttctttttcttttacaGATGGGATTGACATCCATGTTCTCAAATGCAGCAAATTTCAGTAATCTTTTTGCCGAATCCTCTGTACAACATAAGGTTTCAGATGTTGTTCACAAAGCATTTTTGGATGTTAACGAAGCTGGTTCCGAAGCCGCAGCGGCTACTTGTAAGCAAACTTATCTATAGTATATCGTTTGAAActcattttttctttatttacttTTTCCCCAGACTTAAAATTGGTTCCGATGAGCTTAAATATGGACCAAAAGAATTTCCGTGCTGACCATCCTTTCGTTTTTGCCATACGCAGTAACACAGAGATTTATTTTGCTGGCCATGTTGCCAAATTCTAGGCAG
Encoded here:
- the LOC142240201 gene encoding serine protease inhibitor 42Dd-like isoform X1 encodes the protein MTSLTIQPALIVGLICVTFHGIMAGTIAPSAQATRNLFAAELFGTIAPERISENVVYSPASIQTCLALAFTGAEAETAQEMRKVLHLGEGDRSQVAQNYGEFLKNTFKNPKTNGAILRMANRIYVNQNLKISDNFNKIATEFFDAKAESVNFGNSQETINNINSWVEQQTESKIKNLLAPNSVDGDTSSVLVNAIYFKAKWKNPFSDVSTTKSNFKVNTKQEVQVDMMYQDNKFRYADLPEYNAKALEMSYEKSDLSMLVILPNEVEGLAKLESQLKGVDLNDITSKMYTADVDVFLPRFRIEFDIDLKEPLKKMGLTSMFSNAANFSNLFAESSVQHKVSDVVHKAFLDVNEAGSEAAAATYLKLVPMSLNMDQKNFRADHPFVFAIRSNTEIYFAGHVAKF
- the LOC142240201 gene encoding serine protease inhibitor 42Dd-like isoform X2: MAGTIAPSAQATRNLFAAELFGTIAPERISENVVYSPASIQTCLALAFTGAEAETAQEMRKVLHLGEGDRSQVAQNYGEFLKNTFKNPKTNGAILRMANRIYVNQNLKISDNFNKIATEFFDAKAESVNFGNSQETINNINSWVEQQTESKIKNLLAPNSVDGDTSSVLVNAIYFKAKWKNPFSDVSTTKSNFKVNTKQEVQVDMMYQDNKFRYADLPEYNAKALEMSYEKSDLSMLVILPNEVEGLAKLESQLKGVDLNDITSKMYTADVDVFLPRFRIEFDIDLKEPLKKMGLTSMFSNAANFSNLFAESSVQHKVSDVVHKAFLDVNEAGSEAAAATYLKLVPMSLNMDQKNFRADHPFVFAIRSNTEIYFAGHVAKF